In one Oceanispirochaeta sp. genomic region, the following are encoded:
- a CDS encoding LacI family DNA-binding transcriptional regulator, translated as MSEKQSPVTVKDVAEKAGVSTATVSRVLNGDLKVRPDTAEKVQKAVSLLGYRMNQVARSLKTRRTHTIGIIAPEFRNDFFMSIVTGIEDTLKQIDFSVILCSSRENLKEEENRLRLLKEKNVDGVIIIPGSNRGEHFQIMEETPIVLVDRLVEGFESDAVLSDNFQGSYEAVKYSLKRGARRIGFIGGDRTLTSAKERFDGYLKALEDFQREAESEIILFGDYHEDSGYHLMKTLMELESPPDHVFISNYFMHLGAARYLLQSEHKGLHILSFDDLPLASFFPYTSIIVAQPMEEIGRQAAELLIQRINGSKAKKMVLRLPTTMRILE; from the coding sequence ATGTCAGAGAAACAATCCCCTGTAACAGTTAAGGATGTAGCCGAAAAAGCCGGTGTTTCCACAGCCACGGTTTCCCGGGTTCTCAATGGAGATCTAAAGGTTCGCCCGGATACGGCAGAAAAGGTTCAGAAGGCCGTCTCCCTCCTGGGTTACCGCATGAATCAGGTCGCCCGCAGTCTCAAAACCAGACGCACCCATACCATAGGCATCATAGCTCCTGAGTTTAGAAATGATTTTTTCATGAGCATTGTCACCGGGATAGAAGACACCCTGAAACAGATAGATTTTTCGGTAATTCTGTGCAGCTCACGGGAAAACCTGAAAGAGGAAGAAAACAGGCTCAGGCTTCTTAAAGAAAAAAATGTAGACGGGGTCATTATAATTCCAGGCAGCAACAGAGGAGAACACTTCCAGATAATGGAAGAGACTCCCATTGTCCTGGTTGACCGTCTTGTGGAGGGGTTTGAATCGGATGCAGTGTTATCCGACAACTTCCAGGGGAGCTATGAAGCCGTTAAATATTCCCTGAAAAGAGGAGCCCGGCGCATTGGATTCATCGGAGGAGACAGAACACTGACTTCTGCGAAGGAACGATTTGATGGCTACCTGAAAGCTCTGGAAGATTTCCAGAGGGAGGCGGAATCAGAAATTATTCTCTTCGGAGATTACCATGAAGACAGTGGTTATCATCTTATGAAAACACTGATGGAACTGGAGTCTCCTCCTGACCATGTCTTTATTTCCAACTATTTCATGCACCTGGGGGCGGCCCGCTACCTGCTGCAATCTGAACATAAAGGTCTCCATATACTCTCTTTTGACGACCTTCCTCTGGCATCTTTTTTCCCCTATACCAGTATTATTGTGGCACAGCCCATGGAAGAAATCGGCAGGCAGGCAGCAGAACTTCTGATACAGAGGATAAACGGTTCCAAAGCGAAGAAGATGGTACTCAGGCTCCCCACAACAATGAGGATACTGGAATAG